The following are encoded together in the Pectobacterium wasabiae CFBP 3304 genome:
- a CDS encoding ABC transporter permease: MPDFSFFKPKSSQGWLAWVLLVAIVFFSLTSDHFLSMQNLLDLAESYAVTGIFALGLFVVLVTGGIDISFAAVASVVQYLIATLFIQFQFDNALLSVVLAIACGIVFGMVNAVLIYSLRIVSIIITISMQSLLFGLLMWLTDGRSLYTLPEWWVTLRQVLPFTLDGLPFQVGLPLVTLLVITGLTWILLNKTHLGRQLYAVGGDQESARRIGIRVGLIHLFAYGYLGAMAAIGGLVQTYRMGEVVPNALVGGELDVLAATVLGGASLMGGKGTVLGTLMGVFLIAILKNGLNLIGVSSYFMNIVIGVVIMLAIAVTHYKKRKETDVSFV; this comes from the coding sequence ATGCCTGATTTCTCCTTTTTTAAACCCAAAAGTAGCCAAGGATGGCTGGCCTGGGTGCTGCTTGTCGCTATCGTGTTTTTCTCGCTGACCAGCGACCACTTTTTGTCGATGCAAAACCTGCTCGATCTGGCGGAAAGCTACGCGGTGACGGGCATCTTCGCGCTGGGACTGTTCGTGGTGCTGGTGACCGGGGGGATCGATATTTCGTTTGCCGCAGTGGCATCGGTCGTGCAGTACCTGATTGCCACACTGTTCATTCAATTCCAGTTTGATAATGCCCTGCTCAGCGTTGTGCTGGCGATTGCCTGCGGCATCGTGTTCGGCATGGTCAACGCGGTACTGATCTATTCGCTGAGAATCGTCTCGATCATCATCACGATCAGTATGCAATCGCTGCTGTTCGGCCTGCTGATGTGGTTGACCGACGGCCGTAGCCTGTACACGTTGCCCGAATGGTGGGTCACGCTGCGGCAAGTCTTGCCGTTTACGTTGGACGGCCTGCCTTTTCAGGTGGGGCTACCGCTGGTCACGCTGCTGGTTATTACTGGGCTGACCTGGATCCTCCTGAATAAAACCCATCTGGGGCGTCAACTCTATGCGGTCGGTGGCGACCAGGAGTCCGCTCGCCGAATTGGCATTCGGGTGGGGCTGATCCATCTCTTCGCCTATGGCTATTTAGGAGCGATGGCTGCGATAGGCGGGTTGGTGCAGACCTACCGCATGGGTGAGGTGGTGCCGAATGCGCTCGTGGGCGGCGAACTTGACGTACTGGCCGCGACCGTACTCGGCGGTGCCAGCCTGATGGGCGGTAAAGGGACGGTTCTGGGGACGCTGATGGGGGTCTTTCTCATTGCCATTCTGAAAAACGGTCTGAATCTGATCGGCGTGTCTAGTTACTTCATGAATATCGTTATCGGCGTGGTGATTATGCTGGCCATCGCCGTCACACATTACAAAAAACGCAAAGAAACCGACGTCAGCTTTGTGTGA
- a CDS encoding sugar ABC transporter ATP-binding protein: protein MTLTEPQTLIALSSVSKTFGGNRALHEVDLSLAVGEVHCLAGTNGCGKSTLIKVISGVYAPDAGSQISLFNGEAAAEAQFPRLTPKQAREFGIQVIYQDLSLFPNLSVAENIAFEHNLKGLLGWYRAGTLRETAQRVIGELNFDLDLDEKVSALSIAQRQQVAICRALVADARLVIMDEPTASLTRTEVNQLLRTVRYLKEKRICVVFVSHRLDEVLEISDRVTVIRDGRKIGTWPASEIDGHRLTELMTGLTLDYQRKTPTLNPDRTLLEVAGLTRAGQYHDINFTLREGEVLGLCGLLGSGRTELALSLFGMTRPDRGKIWLDSKPVTFRSHEDAIKAGIGYVSEDRLTLGLVQQQSVADNMVLTILDQLRNRFHLIDEYRKNKLIMNWIGQLGVRLADPQQAISTLSGGNQQKIVLAKWVLTQPKILILDSPTVGVDVGAKASIYALIHQLAQEGLAIILISDEVPEVYYNCDRILHFRNGAIHAEYQPEQLEQQQLAEVINA from the coding sequence ATGACGCTGACCGAACCACAGACATTGATTGCGCTCAGCTCTGTCTCCAAGACGTTTGGCGGCAATCGCGCGTTGCACGAAGTCGATCTGTCATTGGCTGTCGGGGAGGTTCACTGCCTTGCAGGTACCAATGGCTGCGGCAAAAGTACATTGATAAAGGTGATTTCCGGCGTATACGCGCCGGATGCCGGTAGCCAGATTTCGCTCTTTAACGGTGAAGCTGCGGCGGAAGCGCAATTTCCCCGCCTGACGCCCAAGCAGGCGCGCGAATTTGGTATTCAGGTGATCTATCAGGATCTGTCGCTATTTCCCAATCTCAGCGTGGCGGAAAACATCGCATTTGAACACAACCTGAAAGGGCTATTGGGCTGGTATCGCGCAGGAACGCTACGGGAAACGGCGCAGCGGGTCATTGGTGAGCTGAATTTTGATCTGGATCTGGACGAAAAGGTGTCGGCGCTGTCCATCGCCCAGCGCCAGCAGGTTGCTATCTGCCGCGCGCTAGTGGCAGATGCCCGACTGGTGATCATGGATGAACCGACGGCATCGTTGACGCGGACCGAAGTGAACCAACTGCTACGCACCGTGCGTTACCTGAAAGAGAAGCGCATCTGTGTGGTGTTTGTCAGCCATCGTCTGGATGAGGTGCTGGAGATCTCCGATCGCGTCACCGTGATCCGCGATGGGCGGAAGATTGGAACCTGGCCTGCCAGCGAGATAGATGGTCATCGTCTGACTGAACTGATGACGGGGTTAACGCTGGATTATCAGCGTAAAACGCCAACGCTGAATCCAGACCGCACGCTACTCGAGGTGGCTGGCCTGACCCGTGCTGGCCAGTATCACGATATCAATTTTACTCTGCGCGAAGGCGAAGTGCTGGGACTGTGTGGGCTGCTGGGCTCAGGGCGAACAGAGCTGGCGCTTTCCTTATTCGGTATGACGCGTCCAGACCGCGGAAAAATCTGGTTGGACAGTAAGCCAGTGACCTTCCGTAGCCACGAAGACGCGATTAAGGCGGGCATTGGCTACGTTTCTGAGGATCGTCTGACGCTGGGGTTGGTGCAGCAGCAGTCGGTTGCAGACAACATGGTGTTGACCATCCTCGATCAGCTTCGCAACCGATTCCACCTGATTGATGAGTATCGTAAAAATAAACTGATCATGAATTGGATCGGGCAGCTAGGGGTACGCCTGGCCGATCCGCAGCAGGCGATTTCTACCCTGTCTGGGGGCAATCAACAAAAAATCGTGCTGGCGAAATGGGTGCTGACTCAACCGAAAATCCTCATTCTGGATTCGCCCACGGTGGGTGTCGATGTGGGAGCGAAAGCCAGTATTTACGCGTTGATCCACCAGCTTGCGCAGGAAGGGCTCGCCATCATCCTGATCTCCGATGAGGTGCCAGAAGTTTATTACAACTGCGACCGGATTTTACACTTTCGCAACGGTGCTATTCATGCGGAGTATCAGCCTGAACAGTTGGAACAACAGCAACTTGCCGAGGTGATCAATGCCTGA
- a CDS encoding substrate-binding domain-containing protein, with translation MKRTFLACTLLALLSSAHADAAEKLRMGVVVKIGGIPWFNAMEAGIKSEAAKRGIDAWQVGPTAADPALQVRAIEDLIAQKVDIIGVVPNDPKVLEPVLKRAQEAGIKVLVHESPGQKYADWDFELVDAPTHGINHMKALAACMKEEGKYAMYVGSLTVPLHQEWTDAALEYQKTHYPKMQLVTDKFGVGESLDGSIRTSNELMSKYPDLKGIMAFGSQGPIGAGRAVMNRNKTDQICVIGAFSPGQGATLVNRGAIKGGYIWNPKTAGEVFVRLADMMQKNQPITDGMTIEGLGKVNVDAQARTILGNNTESLDKANLPKLIEMGL, from the coding sequence ATGAAAAGAACATTCCTCGCCTGTACCCTCCTTGCCTTATTAAGTTCCGCTCACGCCGATGCTGCCGAGAAATTGCGTATGGGCGTCGTCGTCAAAATTGGTGGTATTCCGTGGTTTAACGCAATGGAAGCGGGCATCAAAAGCGAGGCGGCCAAACGCGGTATTGATGCCTGGCAGGTTGGCCCGACTGCGGCTGACCCTGCTCTACAGGTTCGTGCGATTGAAGACTTAATCGCACAGAAAGTGGACATCATTGGCGTCGTGCCGAATGACCCGAAAGTGCTGGAACCGGTGCTCAAACGTGCGCAAGAGGCGGGTATTAAAGTTCTGGTGCATGAATCCCCCGGCCAGAAATATGCAGACTGGGATTTTGAGCTGGTAGATGCGCCGACCCACGGTATTAACCATATGAAAGCACTGGCTGCCTGCATGAAAGAAGAAGGTAAATACGCCATGTATGTGGGGAGCCTGACGGTGCCTTTACATCAGGAATGGACCGATGCCGCGCTGGAATATCAAAAAACGCACTACCCAAAAATGCAGTTGGTAACCGATAAGTTTGGCGTCGGTGAATCGCTGGATGGGTCTATCCGTACCAGTAACGAACTGATGTCTAAATACCCTGACCTTAAAGGCATTATGGCCTTTGGTTCACAAGGGCCGATTGGGGCGGGACGTGCGGTGATGAACCGTAATAAAACCGATCAGATCTGTGTGATTGGCGCGTTTAGCCCAGGACAGGGTGCCACGCTGGTCAACCGGGGTGCCATCAAAGGTGGCTATATCTGGAACCCGAAAACGGCGGGCGAGGTGTTTGTTCGGTTGGCCGACATGATGCAGAAGAACCAGCCGATTACGGACGGTATGACGATCGAGGGGTTGGGTAAGGTCAATGTGGATGCGCAGGCGCGTACCATTCTTGGCAACAATACCGAAAGCCTTGATAAAGCCAATCTGCCAAAACTGATCGAAATGGGGCTGTAG
- a CDS encoding DeoR/GlpR family DNA-binding transcription regulator — translation MLPIERQRRIMEILTLNSRVLVAELVSLLQVSQETIRRDLSNLEKKGMLLRSHGGAVLAQKHQGKIINNINKNNEYELTFHQRTNENISQKMQIAKRALDFISVGDCLLLDSSTTCWFLARQLPDIELTVITNSLRTVQTLAPKGHIRTICLGGEYSDRDEDFNGVVAEQPLKEFLINKIFFSCSSLGNDGYLREGNENKAHLKQQMLLASERKYLLMDASKFLHPSFARICHYRDVDFLITDKLEDKDLTQELAWNGVNIIDCSQRPQSMQLINN, via the coding sequence ATGCTACCGATTGAACGCCAGCGGCGAATAATGGAAATATTAACCCTCAATAGCCGAGTGCTGGTGGCGGAATTAGTCAGTTTATTACAAGTTTCTCAGGAAACTATTCGCCGTGATTTATCCAATTTGGAAAAAAAAGGCATGTTGCTGAGGAGTCACGGTGGTGCGGTATTAGCACAAAAGCACCAGGGGAAAATAATAAATAATATAAATAAAAATAATGAGTATGAATTAACCTTTCACCAGCGCACGAATGAAAATATTTCGCAAAAAATGCAGATAGCCAAACGTGCGCTGGATTTTATTAGCGTGGGGGACTGTTTATTACTCGATAGCAGTACTACATGCTGGTTTCTCGCTCGACAATTACCCGATATAGAATTAACGGTAATAACCAATTCACTACGAACGGTACAGACGCTGGCACCGAAAGGGCATATTCGCACCATCTGTCTGGGGGGGGAGTATTCCGATCGTGATGAGGATTTTAATGGTGTGGTGGCAGAACAGCCGTTAAAAGAGTTTTTGATTAATAAAATTTTCTTTTCCTGTAGCAGTTTGGGTAATGACGGTTATTTACGTGAAGGGAATGAAAATAAAGCACACCTGAAACAGCAGATGTTATTAGCTTCAGAAAGAAAATATTTGCTGATGGATGCGAGTAAGTTTTTGCATCCTTCTTTTGCACGTATTTGCCATTACCGTGATGTGGATTTTCTTATTACTGACAAATTGGAAGACAAAGATCTAACACAGGAATTGGCCTGGAACGGCGTCAATATTATTGATTGTTCGCAACGTCCCCAGTCCATGCAGTTAATTAATAACTAA